The following are from one region of the Nicotiana tomentosiformis chromosome 7, ASM39032v3, whole genome shotgun sequence genome:
- the LOC117273121 gene encoding uncharacterized protein has protein sequence MAEELKTLSRRVLSVKGGKGIEGLNYKDLCIQPDIELPDDYKPPNFKIFDGTSDPKAHLRTYYDKLIGVGKNEQIHIKLFMRSLTGDALLWYISQNLKKWSNWVSMASNFMDKFRFNTENALYVFYIQNLNKKPMETFREYATCCRSKVAKVRPPLEE, from the coding sequence ATGGCCGAGGAGTTGAAGACGCTATCTAGAAGGGTCCTGAGTGTCAAGGGAGGAAAAGGTATTGAAGGCTTGAACTATAAAGATCTATGCATTCAACCAGATATAGAACTACCCGACGATTATAAACCTCCAAATTTCAAGATATTTGATGGTACTAGTGATCCCAAAGCACATTTGAGGACTTATTACGACAAGCTCATAGGCGTGGGTAAAAACGAGCAAATTCACATTAAGCTATTTATGCGAAGTCTCACAGGAGATGCCTTGTtatggtatatcagtcaaaacctAAAGAAGTGGTCTAACTGGGTGAGTATGGCTTCTAATTTTATGGACAAGTTCAGATTCAATACAGAAAATGCTCTATATGTGTTCTACATCCAGAACCTCAATAAGAAACCCATGGAAACCTTCCGTGAGTATGCCACCTGTTGTAGATCTAAAGTCGCTAAGGTAAGGCCACCACTGGAGGAataa